One Gammaproteobacteria bacterium genomic window, AGCCGTCACTTTTCAGGTGCGCCAGCTTGAGGAACAGTTTAATACTCGCCTGTTTGATAGAACCCATAATCGAATTGCACTGACAGAAGCGGGGCGCTCTGTTTATAGCTATTCATCACGTATTTTTGAGCTTTACGATGAGATGGATAATTCGGTCAGAGAGATCACAGGTGATGTGAGTGGTGTGCTGATTATTGGTGCTAGCATGACCATCGCCGAATATATGCTGCCCGCGCTCCTGGGTGAGTTTAAACGTGCTTACCCAGAGGTGGGCCTGCGTCTGAAAGTGGGCAATACAGATGCGATTGTTATGATGGTCGAAAGTAACATCATCGACTTAGGAGTGGTTGAGGCACCTGTCTCGAATAAAAGCCTCTCAGTTGAGTTGTGTCGAGAGGATCAGCTGGTGGCGATTGTTGCACCTGACCACCCGTTATCAGTATATGATGAAATTTCGGCTGAAAAAATATTAAAATACCCCTACATCTCCCGTGAAGAGGGATCCGGTACCCGCGATGTGTTTGTTGAATACTTGCAACAACATGGCTTTGATGAAAAACAGCTGAATGTCATTATGGAGCTGGGGAGTCCCGA contains:
- a CDS encoding LysR family transcriptional regulator codes for the protein MADRRLRVFHAVAQLLSFTKAAESLYMTQPAVTFQVRQLEEQFNTRLFDRTHNRIALTEAGRSVYSYSSRIFELYDEMDNSVREITGDVSGVLIIGASMTIAEYMLPALLGEFKRAYPEVGLRLKVGNTDAIVMMVESNIIDLGVVEAPVSNKSLSVELCREDQLVAIVAPDHPLSVYDEISAEKILKYPYISREEGSGTRDVFVEYLQQHGFDEKQLNVIMELGSPEAIKGAVEAGIGVTVMSRTTLDKELALGTLKAIAFNPPLVRPFSFVHQRQKFRQRAMDELLSFARNYCKTHCKE